From a single Rhodococcus jostii RHA1 genomic region:
- a CDS encoding SDR family NAD(P)-dependent oxidoreductase, which translates to MTQSLAGRTALRSTTPSPSVRDGEARVLEGTLDETVTAIEGCGDRAVAIPADLEDRHQRDSLIDKVADAGDGIDILVNNAGFADYSPIESMSTTTFDRTVEHYLTVGPSTAIMTPGAAALLPEGYETEPVEYLAQTVLEMVTLPAAERTGLLAFSLHFPYASETPVMTLDGRSELPRREPPAWTNPNIKPEVL; encoded by the coding sequence ATGACACAGAGTTTGGCGGGTAGAACCGCCCTCCGTTCGACCACCCCAAGCCCGTCGGTGAGAGACGGGGAAGCGCGGGTGTTGGAGGGCACGCTGGATGAAACCGTCACCGCAATCGAGGGCTGCGGGGACCGCGCCGTCGCGATCCCCGCCGACCTCGAGGACCGCCACCAGCGTGACAGCCTTATCGACAAGGTGGCCGATGCGGGCGATGGTATCGACATCCTGGTCAACAATGCGGGCTTCGCCGACTACAGTCCGATCGAGTCGATGAGCACCACAACCTTCGATCGCACTGTCGAGCACTACCTCACAGTGGGCCCGTCGACGGCCATCATGACGCCGGGTGCTGCCGCACTACTACCAGAGGGATACGAAACCGAACCGGTCGAGTACCTCGCCCAAACCGTGCTCGAGATGGTGACATTGCCGGCCGCGGAACGTACCGGACTGCTTGCCTTCAGTCTGCACTTCCCCTATGCCTCGGAGACTCCCGTAATGACGCTCGACGGACGATCCGAATTGCCCCGGCGTGAGCCGCCCGCGTGGACGAACCCCAACATTAAACCGGAAGTGCTGTGA
- a CDS encoding SDR family NAD(P)-dependent oxidoreductase — MTAFARERFSHGTAVVTGAAAGIGEGLARHLASLGMLVVVADIDADRARSVAVDIEERGGRAEGYGLDVGDAAAVHAMAADIFERHGSVELLVNNAGIESAGLQWQIDTDRWRRLMQVNVDGVFFCIKSFVPRMIEVGTPSCIANLSSVGGLNPVAVQSPYIVSKFAVQAMTECLHQDLSIVGAPIQVSVVVPHSIRSDIFLAAQREAPTENPTANAVFAAMQRDNADKGLDPLVAAEYMVEQIARGDFWILSDDEMCTAAATRRGEQLLTLSPPPNPRDMLARMGVPLPEGAS, encoded by the coding sequence ATGACTGCCTTTGCACGAGAGCGGTTCTCCCACGGGACCGCAGTGGTGACCGGGGCTGCGGCCGGTATCGGTGAAGGACTGGCCAGGCATCTCGCCAGCCTCGGCATGCTGGTGGTCGTCGCCGATATCGACGCGGATCGAGCAAGGAGCGTCGCGGTAGATATCGAGGAGCGTGGCGGGCGTGCCGAGGGCTACGGCCTGGACGTCGGCGACGCCGCAGCTGTGCATGCGATGGCCGCAGACATCTTCGAACGGCACGGCAGCGTCGAGCTGCTGGTCAACAACGCGGGCATCGAATCGGCCGGCCTGCAGTGGCAGATCGACACCGACCGGTGGCGACGACTCATGCAGGTCAACGTGGACGGTGTGTTCTTCTGTATCAAGTCATTCGTGCCACGCATGATCGAGGTGGGCACACCATCATGCATTGCCAACCTGTCCTCGGTCGGTGGCCTCAACCCGGTCGCCGTTCAATCTCCCTACATTGTCAGCAAGTTCGCGGTACAGGCGATGACCGAGTGCCTGCATCAAGACCTGTCGATTGTCGGCGCCCCGATACAGGTGAGTGTGGTCGTGCCGCACTCGATCCGAAGTGACATCTTCCTGGCTGCGCAACGCGAGGCGCCGACCGAGAACCCCACCGCCAACGCGGTGTTCGCCGCGATGCAGCGGGACAACGCCGACAAGGGCCTCGACCCGCTGGTCGCGGCCGAGTATATGGTCGAACAGATCGCTCGCGGAGACTTCTGGATACTCTCGGACGACGAGATGTGTACAGCCGCTGCCACTCGCCGAGGTGAACAACTCCTCACCCTCAGCCCACCCCCGAACCCACGTGACATGCTCGCCCGGATGGGCGTACCACTCCCGGAAGGTGCCTCATGA
- a CDS encoding flavin-containing monooxygenase gives MTETIAAGLAVPSDRDAQLYNAIAESDPAPLLMALVHATGDTGLLDEFGARLTIEEPGNHYRTGIRPTAPPGIYPEDVAEDIRIRAREILTPDVVAELGVPDDELFVRMATVCTSQRVDAEFAPILLEQAGFTKNRRHVPVTVAPPADFDVIVIGAGIVGINAGIKLGEAGFRYTIIEEREDVGGTWYRNTYPGAAVDTPSHYYSYSFELNPNWSKYYPTGPEYQNYLLDVVEKYRLREHIRFRTRVLSARWLDDEHRWEVVTEDGEGSVVRHRARAVITAMGMLNAANIPEVDGLDSFAGRVVHTAEWDSDLDLSGKRVVVLGTGCTSVQVVANIVDQVEALDVVVRSPHWLVPEKAVSGDVTEGEKWALANLPFYDRWFRLRSYWFASDNLYPLPRIDKEWAATHLSASPANDMVLRTAQEYLQTSFTDRPDLIAKLTPDFRPYAKRIVKDPGFFAALNREHVSLHRASFEKVTPEGVYTTEGAFIPADVIILATGFKLQFTTSIEIEGRDGRTLSEVWNGGDDPRAYLGVQVAGFPNLFITAGPNSAPNHGAGHNILSEEHVHYIVECLQYLLENGHDAMDVRQDVLDTYNRKVDAALDDTVWVHPGAEVNGYYRNSSGRAIVPCPWRLVDYWTMLREPNPDDLTFIGRRAEGRREASAR, from the coding sequence ATGACCGAGACCATCGCTGCAGGCCTCGCCGTCCCCTCGGACCGAGACGCTCAGCTGTACAACGCGATCGCCGAGAGCGATCCGGCCCCGCTGCTCATGGCGCTGGTTCACGCGACCGGTGACACCGGACTGCTCGACGAGTTCGGTGCGCGCCTCACGATCGAAGAACCCGGCAACCATTACCGCACCGGCATCCGGCCGACCGCGCCGCCAGGAATCTATCCCGAAGATGTCGCCGAGGACATCCGGATCCGCGCCCGGGAGATCCTGACTCCGGACGTCGTGGCCGAGCTGGGGGTACCCGATGACGAGCTGTTCGTCCGGATGGCCACCGTGTGCACAAGCCAACGCGTGGACGCCGAGTTCGCCCCCATCCTGCTGGAGCAGGCAGGGTTCACGAAAAATCGTCGCCACGTCCCCGTGACAGTCGCGCCGCCTGCCGATTTCGACGTGATCGTGATCGGTGCCGGGATCGTCGGCATCAACGCTGGCATCAAGCTGGGAGAAGCGGGGTTCAGATACACCATCATCGAGGAACGCGAAGACGTCGGCGGTACCTGGTATCGCAACACCTACCCCGGTGCGGCCGTGGACACCCCGAGCCACTACTACTCGTACTCGTTCGAGCTCAACCCGAACTGGTCCAAGTACTACCCGACCGGTCCCGAGTATCAGAACTACCTGCTGGACGTGGTCGAGAAGTACCGGTTGCGTGAGCACATCAGGTTCCGTACACGTGTGCTGTCGGCCAGATGGCTCGACGACGAGCATCGCTGGGAGGTGGTGACCGAGGATGGTGAGGGCTCGGTCGTCCGACACCGCGCCCGTGCGGTGATCACCGCGATGGGAATGCTCAACGCGGCCAACATTCCCGAGGTCGACGGGCTGGACTCATTCGCAGGGCGTGTGGTGCACACCGCGGAGTGGGACAGCGACCTCGACCTCAGCGGCAAGCGAGTGGTCGTGCTCGGAACGGGGTGTACGTCGGTCCAGGTCGTCGCGAACATCGTCGACCAGGTCGAAGCGCTCGATGTCGTCGTTCGCAGCCCGCACTGGCTGGTTCCGGAGAAGGCCGTATCCGGTGATGTGACCGAGGGCGAGAAATGGGCGCTCGCCAATCTTCCTTTCTACGACAGATGGTTTCGACTACGGTCATACTGGTTTGCATCCGACAACCTATATCCGCTTCCCCGCATAGACAAGGAATGGGCTGCCACCCACCTGTCCGCGTCGCCGGCCAACGACATGGTCCTGCGCACGGCGCAGGAGTACCTGCAGACGAGTTTCACAGATCGGCCCGATCTGATCGCGAAACTCACCCCGGACTTCCGTCCGTACGCGAAGCGGATCGTCAAGGATCCGGGGTTCTTCGCGGCACTCAACCGCGAACACGTGTCATTGCACCGCGCGTCGTTCGAGAAGGTCACGCCGGAAGGGGTTTATACGACGGAGGGCGCCTTCATCCCGGCGGATGTGATCATCCTTGCGACCGGATTCAAGCTCCAGTTCACCACCTCGATCGAAATTGAAGGCCGCGACGGAAGAACGCTGTCCGAGGTATGGAACGGCGGGGACGACCCCCGTGCGTACCTGGGTGTCCAGGTGGCGGGATTCCCGAATCTCTTCATCACCGCAGGACCCAATTCGGCGCCGAACCATGGGGCAGGGCACAATATTCTGAGCGAAGAGCATGTTCACTACATTGTCGAGTGCCTGCAATATCTGCTCGAGAACGGACACGATGCGATGGACGTCCGGCAGGATGTGCTTGACACGTACAACCGCAAGGTCGATGCGGCGCTCGACGACACAGTCTGGGTTCATCCGGGTGCGGAGGTCAATGGCTACTACCGCAACAGTTCGGGGCGCGCGATCGTGCCCTGCCCGTGGCGCCTAGTCGACTACTGGACGATGCTGCGGGAACCGAATCCCGACGACCTGACCTTTATCGGCAGGCGGGCAGAGGGCCGCAGGGAAGCGAGCGCGCGATGA
- a CDS encoding 3-ketosteroid-delta-1-dehydrogenase translates to MTTRNISALPRRHKVDLLVIGSGTGLAAALTASEEGLSTLVVEKSPYVGGSTARSGGAFWVPGNPLLAAKQPDDDRATASTYVRSVVGDTAPAERGEAFLDNGSATIEMLSRTTPMRFMWAEGYSDYHPEVPGGSAVGRTCECKPFDVAQLGAHRSRLRPGLLEAAGLPMPVTGADYKWLNLITSVPRKALWRAGKALAKGVGGLALRREYVAGGQALAAGLFAGAIRAGVPIWTNSRLLSLTVEDGRVTGALVDNAGILIEVVARRGVILAAGGFDHDTEMRRKFQSQSLAEGVSLGCDANTGDAIKLGQEVGAAVGLMDQAWWFPAVAALPGGQASVLLAERSLPGSFIVDKTGRRFINEAIDYMSFGQRVLERERVGDPVGDMWMIFDQKYRNSYIFAAGVFPRQPLPQSWYDNGIAFQADRPADLARAIGVPVDEFVAALGGFNSAAEMGVDHAFSRGASAYDRYYGDPSITPNPNLRPLRHGPLYAVRMVLSDLGTCGGLVADERARVLREDGTVIEGLYATGNTAANAFGATYPGAGATIGQGLVYGYIAARDAAAC, encoded by the coding sequence ATGACCACACGGAACATCTCCGCATTGCCTCGACGGCATAAGGTCGACCTACTCGTAATAGGCTCCGGAACGGGTCTGGCCGCTGCGCTCACTGCGTCCGAGGAGGGCCTTTCCACGCTCGTGGTGGAGAAGTCCCCCTACGTCGGCGGCTCCACCGCGCGTTCGGGTGGTGCCTTCTGGGTTCCTGGAAACCCGTTGCTAGCCGCGAAACAACCCGACGACGACCGTGCCACTGCCTCGACCTATGTACGTTCGGTCGTCGGTGATACGGCGCCGGCGGAGCGGGGCGAAGCTTTCCTGGACAACGGATCGGCGACCATCGAAATGCTGTCGCGGACGACGCCGATGAGGTTCATGTGGGCGGAGGGCTACTCGGACTACCACCCGGAAGTGCCCGGTGGCTCGGCGGTCGGACGTACGTGTGAGTGCAAGCCATTCGATGTCGCCCAACTCGGTGCACATCGCTCCCGGTTGCGGCCCGGTCTGTTGGAGGCCGCGGGGCTGCCGATGCCGGTGACCGGCGCAGACTACAAGTGGCTCAACCTGATCACAAGCGTGCCGCGAAAAGCGTTGTGGCGCGCCGGCAAAGCGCTTGCGAAGGGAGTCGGTGGCCTTGCGCTGCGGCGCGAGTACGTCGCCGGAGGGCAGGCGCTGGCGGCCGGGCTGTTCGCCGGCGCGATCCGAGCCGGTGTCCCAATTTGGACGAACAGTCGACTGCTGAGTCTCACCGTCGAGGACGGACGGGTTACCGGTGCCCTGGTAGACAATGCGGGAATCCTGATCGAAGTAGTAGCCAGGCGCGGCGTGATTCTGGCCGCCGGAGGCTTCGACCACGACACCGAGATGCGACGAAAGTTCCAGTCTCAGAGCCTGGCTGAAGGGGTAAGTCTTGGTTGCGACGCGAACACCGGTGACGCGATCAAGCTGGGGCAGGAGGTAGGCGCAGCTGTAGGACTGATGGATCAAGCGTGGTGGTTCCCCGCCGTCGCGGCGCTCCCGGGCGGTCAGGCATCCGTTCTGCTGGCCGAACGCTCATTGCCTGGGTCGTTCATCGTAGATAAGACAGGTCGCCGATTCATCAACGAGGCCATCGACTACATGTCGTTTGGGCAGCGGGTCCTCGAACGTGAGCGAGTAGGTGACCCTGTGGGGGACATGTGGATGATCTTCGACCAGAAGTATCGCAACAGCTACATCTTCGCAGCAGGAGTCTTCCCGCGGCAGCCGTTACCTCAGTCCTGGTATGACAACGGCATCGCGTTCCAAGCCGACCGTCCGGCGGATCTCGCGCGCGCGATCGGTGTGCCCGTCGATGAGTTCGTTGCGGCGTTAGGAGGGTTCAACTCCGCCGCCGAGATGGGTGTCGACCACGCTTTCAGTCGCGGTGCCAGCGCGTACGACCGATATTATGGAGATCCATCGATCACACCGAACCCCAACCTGCGCCCGCTCCGGCATGGTCCGTTGTACGCCGTGCGGATGGTGCTCAGCGATCTGGGCACGTGCGGTGGGCTCGTCGCCGACGAACGGGCTCGGGTGCTCCGTGAGGACGGCACCGTAATCGAAGGGCTGTACGCGACCGGTAACACGGCCGCCAATGCTTTCGGTGCCACCTATCCAGGTGCGGGTGCCACCATCGGCCAGGGACTGGTGTACGGGTACATCGCAGCCCGGGATGCCGCAGCGTGCTGA
- a CDS encoding MaoC/PaaZ C-terminal domain-containing protein has product MLSPSELVGLSLGTRVVTYDETDAILYALAVGAAAEDTDYTYERGLRVLPTFALPLGLWTADAASAAGAFVPAEALHGAQYLSLRSPLPAAGQLSISGSIAAVWDTGRSALIDVLAECEEFSAIYSIILPGKGGFGGERKPRRTPVVAETDMDVTTEFDTNPSQAALYRLTGDRHAIHIDPVAARAAGFDRPILHGLCTLGVAAREVASASDRRPDELRELSARFVSPVKPGDRLATTCRTSAADAGSVAKFVVSVVERNVLADCFATFVR; this is encoded by the coding sequence GTGCTCTCTCCGTCGGAGCTTGTGGGCCTGTCACTTGGAACCCGCGTTGTCACCTACGACGAGACTGACGCGATCCTCTATGCACTTGCAGTGGGCGCTGCAGCCGAGGACACCGACTACACCTACGAGCGAGGTCTGCGGGTATTGCCGACCTTCGCGCTGCCGCTCGGACTCTGGACGGCCGACGCCGCGTCCGCGGCCGGCGCGTTCGTACCGGCGGAGGCGTTGCACGGGGCACAGTACTTGAGCCTGCGTTCGCCTTTGCCGGCGGCGGGCCAGCTGAGTATTTCCGGAAGCATTGCGGCAGTGTGGGATACCGGTCGGTCCGCGCTGATCGATGTTCTCGCGGAATGCGAGGAGTTCTCGGCCATCTACTCGATCATCTTGCCGGGTAAAGGCGGATTCGGCGGGGAGCGCAAACCTCGGAGGACACCGGTTGTTGCGGAGACCGATATGGATGTGACGACTGAGTTCGACACGAATCCAAGCCAGGCGGCCCTCTACCGACTGACTGGCGACCGTCATGCGATCCACATCGACCCGGTTGCCGCGCGAGCGGCGGGATTCGATCGGCCGATTCTGCACGGACTGTGCACCCTCGGCGTGGCGGCGCGTGAGGTGGCGTCGGCGAGCGACCGGCGTCCCGACGAGCTTCGTGAGCTCTCGGCACGGTTCGTCTCGCCGGTCAAACCGGGCGATCGACTGGCTACGACGTGTCGGACGAGTGCCGCCGATGCCGGCTCTGTTGCGAAGTTCGTTGTGTCAGTTGTTGAAAGAAACGTTCTAGCAGACTGTTTCGCGACCTTCGTGCGTTGA
- a CDS encoding ABC transporter ATP-binding protein, with protein sequence MAGTGTAHLREHDAPDVVLSVRNLVVEYDTGSSGRVHAVSGVSLDILRGETLGLVGESGCGKSTLAKAVMQLPSPTSGEVLFMGDDLTSLSPRALRSARRPVQMIFQDPISSLNPLRKVRHIVAEGLEVAGGRSKAERAAMVDEMMDIVGLDPETAGDRRPHEFSGGQCQRISIARAMVVEPEVVICDEPVSALDVSVQAQILNLLEDMKNRYGLTLLFIAHDLAVVKNISDRVVVMYLGKICEVADPDLLYAEPAHPYTAAMLSAAPEPDPDVKPSTLTLSGDLPSPHDPPSGCRFRTRCPRATSLCAETEPEIREVGPQHYVACHFPLIEAP encoded by the coding sequence ATGGCAGGAACTGGAACTGCACACCTGCGCGAGCACGACGCACCGGATGTGGTGCTGAGCGTCAGGAACCTCGTGGTCGAATACGACACCGGGAGTTCAGGCAGAGTTCACGCCGTTTCCGGGGTGAGCCTGGACATCCTGCGGGGCGAGACACTCGGTCTTGTCGGCGAATCCGGGTGCGGCAAATCGACTCTCGCCAAGGCGGTCATGCAGCTACCCTCACCCACCTCGGGTGAAGTGTTGTTCATGGGTGACGACCTCACGTCGCTGTCGCCGCGTGCGCTGAGATCTGCCCGGCGGCCGGTGCAGATGATCTTCCAGGACCCGATCTCGTCCCTGAACCCGCTGCGGAAGGTCCGGCACATCGTCGCGGAGGGCCTCGAGGTCGCCGGCGGCCGCAGCAAGGCCGAGCGAGCCGCGATGGTCGACGAGATGATGGACATTGTCGGCCTCGATCCGGAAACTGCCGGAGACAGACGGCCGCACGAATTCTCCGGCGGTCAGTGCCAACGAATCTCGATCGCACGTGCAATGGTCGTCGAGCCCGAAGTGGTGATCTGCGACGAACCGGTCTCGGCTCTCGACGTGTCGGTTCAGGCCCAGATCCTGAATCTGCTCGAGGACATGAAGAACAGGTACGGGCTCACATTGCTCTTCATCGCACATGACCTCGCGGTGGTGAAGAACATCAGCGACCGTGTGGTTGTGATGTATCTCGGAAAGATCTGCGAGGTCGCCGATCCCGACCTGCTCTACGCGGAGCCTGCACATCCGTACACCGCCGCGATGCTCTCCGCAGCGCCCGAACCGGACCCTGATGTGAAGCCAAGTACCCTCACCCTCTCGGGTGACCTTCCTTCGCCGCATGATCCACCGTCGGGCTGCAGGTTCCGAACACGCTGCCCGCGAGCCACCTCATTGTGTGCCGAAACCGAACCAGAGATCCGTGAGGTTGGTCCACAGCACTACGTCGCCTGCCACTTTCCGCTGATCGAAGCTCCATAG
- a CDS encoding ABC transporter ATP-binding protein has translation MRSLGRKGSSAVQTPVEPTVSALSICDLKVWFDTPRGMVRAVDGIDLDVAAGKTLGIVGESGSGKSVLSRAVMNILPPNSSVRPGSRIQIEGRDISTLDPAEARALWGSRIAMVFQDPMTSLTPVLTIGAQLTETLRQHLKLSKAEALTRAEELLTWVGIPEPRKRLAQYPHNLSGGMRQRVVIALALACSPRLLIADEPTTALDVTVQHQILTLLARLQRENEMAMILITHDLGVVAGRTDEIAVMYAGRVVEVAPTRDLIRATRHPYTRALLRSIPRIAAPSHTRLEAIPGRPPTVIDPPPGCAFAPRCPHARPRCLAETPRLVDAQSAGVGHRLACFYPVGTPEGNTAHTTNAADGMSAAGLPVDSRSVV, from the coding sequence GTGAGATCTCTGGGAAGGAAGGGTTCGTCGGCGGTTCAGACACCAGTGGAGCCGACAGTATCCGCACTCTCGATCTGCGACCTCAAGGTGTGGTTCGACACACCCCGCGGAATGGTTCGTGCGGTCGACGGTATCGATCTCGACGTCGCGGCCGGCAAGACACTCGGCATCGTCGGCGAATCCGGATCGGGTAAGTCGGTGCTCTCACGAGCGGTGATGAATATTCTTCCGCCCAACAGTTCGGTCCGCCCAGGCTCACGAATTCAGATCGAGGGACGCGACATTTCAACGCTCGATCCCGCCGAAGCGCGCGCCCTGTGGGGGTCGCGGATCGCAATGGTGTTCCAAGATCCGATGACGTCCCTGACCCCTGTCCTCACGATCGGCGCGCAACTCACCGAGACCCTTCGACAGCACCTGAAGCTCAGCAAGGCCGAAGCGTTGACCCGAGCAGAGGAACTGCTCACCTGGGTCGGTATTCCGGAGCCACGCAAACGCCTCGCTCAGTACCCGCACAATCTGTCGGGCGGCATGCGTCAACGAGTCGTCATCGCGTTGGCGCTGGCCTGTTCGCCGCGGCTGCTCATCGCCGACGAGCCGACCACCGCGCTCGACGTGACGGTTCAGCACCAAATCTTGACGCTGCTCGCTCGGCTGCAACGCGAGAACGAGATGGCGATGATCCTCATTACGCACGATCTCGGCGTCGTTGCCGGCAGGACCGACGAGATTGCGGTGATGTACGCCGGCCGGGTAGTCGAAGTGGCACCGACCAGGGACCTGATTCGTGCTACGCGCCACCCCTACACCCGTGCCCTGCTCCGGTCGATCCCTCGAATCGCCGCCCCGAGCCACACAAGACTCGAAGCGATTCCAGGGCGCCCTCCTACGGTAATCGATCCCCCGCCCGGGTGCGCGTTCGCACCTCGATGCCCGCATGCCAGACCACGGTGCCTGGCCGAGACGCCGCGACTGGTCGACGCCCAGAGCGCCGGTGTGGGGCACCGCCTCGCATGCTTCTATCCCGTCGGAACCCCCGAAGGCAACACAGCTCATACAACTAACGCGGCGGATGGCATGTCGGCAGCTGGACTTCCTGTGGACTCGAGGAGTGTGGTCTGA
- a CDS encoding ABC transporter permease encodes MPSAVPSDATPTATSSRRRKRRNVGALLGAIWLIGIVLAAVLASVLPISPPDAITDQYSLPPFEHASHILGTDQLGRDQLSRVIHGAQISLAVAIGATLLALVVGTALGLVAGYFRGGVDLTFDLGTNTVLAFPPLILLIALVAVMEPSIGTLAFGLGLVGVPTFARIARASTIAFANREFVIASKSLGSSTFRILFREILPNVLLPVFSFAIVVAASLVVAEGSLSFLGLGVPPPAPSWGGMIAAGRESLYEDPSLVLVPGLFFLLTVLALNLTGDWARDRIGRESSL; translated from the coding sequence ATGCCATCAGCCGTCCCGTCCGACGCGACACCCACGGCAACGTCCAGTCGGCGACGTAAGCGCCGCAACGTCGGGGCACTCCTCGGTGCGATCTGGTTGATCGGGATCGTACTTGCCGCAGTACTCGCCTCGGTTCTTCCGATTTCGCCGCCGGACGCGATCACCGATCAGTACTCGCTCCCCCCGTTCGAGCATGCCTCTCACATCCTCGGCACCGATCAGCTCGGGCGGGATCAGTTGAGCCGTGTAATCCACGGTGCCCAGATCTCGCTGGCGGTCGCAATCGGCGCTACTCTTCTCGCCCTGGTCGTTGGAACGGCGCTCGGCCTGGTCGCCGGCTACTTCCGCGGCGGCGTCGATCTGACATTCGACCTCGGAACCAACACTGTCCTTGCGTTTCCCCCGCTGATTCTGTTGATCGCGTTGGTTGCCGTCATGGAACCCAGTATCGGCACGCTGGCGTTCGGGCTCGGTCTGGTCGGAGTTCCGACATTCGCACGCATTGCACGGGCTAGCACCATCGCGTTCGCCAACAGGGAATTCGTCATCGCCTCGAAATCTTTGGGATCGAGCACCTTCCGCATCTTGTTTCGAGAAATACTCCCCAACGTCCTGCTTCCTGTGTTCTCGTTCGCAATTGTCGTGGCCGCGTCGCTGGTTGTGGCCGAGGGTTCGCTCAGCTTCCTCGGTCTCGGAGTCCCTCCACCCGCACCGAGCTGGGGCGGAATGATCGCGGCGGGACGGGAGAGCCTGTACGAGGATCCCTCGCTAGTGCTCGTGCCGGGATTGTTCTTCCTCCTCACGGTGCTCGCGCTCAACCTGACCGGCGACTGGGCTCGTGACCGAATCGGACGGGAGTCGTCACTGTGA
- a CDS encoding ABC transporter permease, whose amino-acid sequence MTRRIFAAYLAKLLAVLVLVSILTFFLLEMIPGDPLATLLPEGATPEMRAAAAERFGLDGPLIERYLEWLGGVLQGDLGRSMQSQVPVADAILERLPVTLELAGLSILVALLIALPVGVYSGYRPGGVADRITTFLCSVTLSIPSFLLGVLLVFVFAVTLHALPVTGWTPLSAGLGTHLRSLILPVATLAAIEAVAFVRLLRNDMVATLQQDFVLSARARGVPTGRILFVHALRPSAFSLLTVLGVAMGRLIGGTVIIESLFALPGLGSLVLNAINSRDYVLVQGIVLLVAVGYVLINALVDLAYPLLDPRVRSS is encoded by the coding sequence TTGACCAGACGAATATTCGCTGCCTATCTCGCCAAACTGCTCGCAGTGCTGGTTCTGGTCAGCATCCTGACCTTCTTCCTTCTGGAGATGATCCCCGGCGACCCTCTCGCGACACTGCTTCCGGAGGGTGCCACTCCCGAAATGAGGGCAGCGGCCGCCGAACGGTTCGGTCTCGACGGTCCTCTGATCGAGCGCTATCTGGAGTGGCTGGGGGGCGTATTGCAGGGTGATCTCGGTCGATCGATGCAGTCCCAGGTTCCGGTTGCCGATGCCATCTTGGAGCGACTCCCGGTGACGCTGGAGTTGGCCGGGCTGTCGATTCTGGTCGCGTTGCTCATTGCCCTGCCGGTCGGCGTGTATTCCGGTTACCGGCCTGGCGGCGTTGCGGATCGGATCACGACGTTCCTCTGCTCCGTAACACTGTCGATTCCCAGCTTCCTGTTGGGCGTTCTGCTTGTCTTCGTCTTCGCGGTGACATTGCACGCACTGCCTGTCACTGGATGGACGCCACTGTCCGCAGGACTCGGCACGCACCTACGCAGCCTGATCCTTCCGGTAGCCACTCTCGCCGCAATCGAGGCTGTCGCCTTCGTTCGACTGCTCCGCAACGACATGGTGGCGACACTTCAGCAGGACTTCGTGCTGTCGGCCCGTGCCCGAGGCGTTCCGACGGGTCGAATTCTCTTCGTCCATGCCCTGCGGCCGTCCGCCTTCTCACTTCTCACCGTTCTCGGTGTAGCTATGGGGCGGCTGATCGGCGGAACGGTGATCATCGAGTCGCTGTTCGCTCTTCCCGGACTGGGATCGCTCGTGCTCAACGCGATCAATTCCCGGGACTACGTGCTCGTGCAAGGCATCGTCCTGTTGGTCGCAGTCGGATACGTGCTGATCAACGCGCTCGTCGACTTGGCGTACCCGCTGCTCGACCCGAGAGTGAGATCGTCATGA